From the genome of Denticeps clupeoides chromosome 17, fDenClu1.1, whole genome shotgun sequence:
AGAcaaaactgaatgaataaatcatgGCATTGTCTCTGAACACCATGTCCTTGTGGCAGTGGAGATTATTGACTCAATAACTGTGTGAATTCAGGTGAAGATATGGTTCCAGAACCGGAGGATGAAGTGGAGGAACTCCAAGGAGAAGGAAACCTTGTATGTGGGATCGTCCATGGAGGAGCTCTTCCTGAGGGGCACAGTGAGGAGCGAGGAGACCAAtcaggaggagctgcagggaCTGTGGAAGCCAGAAGACATGAGTGCTTCAAACAGAGCTCCACCACCAAAGGACCTCGTAGCTGCATCAGGGGGCTCCTCCAGCACACCACCCACAGAGCTGGGCTCCCCGACGGCCACACAGTGTCCCCCCAGGCAGGACAGATGAGACTCCAGAAATACAATGAACCTTAGTTACATGCAGAAACAGAGACCAGCCTCCCTGTAGACACAGATATAGAACAGacaaaccagtgaaaaaaaagaaattgtgggACTGGTTTCTGTCTCTGATTTTCTCATATGTGATGAAATATGTAAAACGATACGATAAGTAGTTTCTGTTCACTCTTAAGATTTTCCTAATGTAGTCTTTATTCGAATTATATCGAACGTTTTAATCTCTCCTGTATATCTGAATCACGtcacagcaagaaaaaaaaagaaaaccaaggaCACACACAAGAAATCACTGCACAACAGTGATGAATCTGCACCAGTTTTATTCCCCAAAAAACTTTAAATGTACAtattgtaaattacattttttttcacagacaTGCGCCCAGCCTTAAATATTCTAATAAAACCTCAATTTTGAAAACAACtatatgaacttttttttatttaaagaaagcACCATTGAATCAATCATCATCAGCAACTATTGTCCATGTGTTCTGGACATCAAGTGTGCAATGTTTTctgcagaataaataaattagttgataaatacataaattaaatGGGGCTGTTGAGATCTGGGGCCAGAGACGTCTAGCAGCCCTGCTCAGAAACGATGGTGCACTTGAGGATCTTCAGATAGCTCCGGACCTTGTCAGCATCTCGCCTGAAGCAGTACAGGAGGTCGTGGTCGTTCAGGGGAAGAAATCTGGACGCAGTCTGGTCCAGCATCTCAGAAGAGGACATGCTGCTCACAGAGTTACTCATCATGCCCAAGAGGTGCATCTGGGACAGTGGaatcatgggaaaaaaaaggcgtAGCAAACATGAGGGAATATTGGTGACTCACGCTTTTTAAAGccatgttttaaaaatcatttcatgCTGAATGATTTTTAAGTGCAGAAATTGACCCTGTTCCAGACGATTTCTCTTAAGTCAGGAGATGGGACATTCAGTGGCGCAATTTTGTCACCAAATTCCACTTGAACTCAGATGTACAGCACTTGCTGACAGAATTGCAAGACTGGAGTGTTAAATGCTCAACAGGACCTGCACCTTTTCAGCCACCTTCTGCACGCCCCGTGTCAGCTCGTACACCATGCCGCTCATCTCCAGGGCTTTGCTGCTGCCGTAGGTGTCCTGCAGGCGGGACATGCTCTCGTGCAGGTAGGACAGCGGCTCTCCCCAGGCCATCAGGAGCCTCAGGATCACTTCAGTTaactcctccttcttctcagGGGCAAAAACAGCAAGTAAGTCTCCAGTTCATGCACTTTTACCCATTcatacaacatttaaaatgccaaacacacaccaaatacACAGTTTAACACGTTTTTCACTAAAGTGATTAGTAATATCCATGTTCTAAGTTCCATAATTATAATAAGCTGCAATCAGAATttctttaaatgaacaaaaataaatacattcaggCATCTCATAAGAATTGGCCACTGGACGTTGTGCATCTGCAGCATCGCTTGATTGCACAGAATCATGCAAAACCAGGACAGGCACACAGGCATGGGGAGGAAAAATGAGTCGGATGTCACACACTGCTAGCCTTTGTGCATTCTCCTTGCCATTAGGTGTTAGGATGTAGGATGTGTGGCATTTTCTGCTGCCGATCAGATTTTTGCTGGCAGGGTAGAAATGCTCCTACAAAAAGTAATAGAAGAAGAGTTACGTTTAGCTGGAGCAACTCCTGGGGTTAAGGATCTTACTGTAAGGTAGTAGTACAGAACAGCAGTAGTAAATGGGACTTAAACCTGCAGCTACAGATGGTCCATCAGGCATAAAGAAATAGAGATATAtagagagaagaagaaacaaaaaactCACAAACTCAGTGTGGAGCTGGTTGGACAGCCCATGCATCCTTGCTGAGTGCTGGATGACCCGGTCAAAGAGCTCTGCCAAGGACAGGGCATGGCAGTTGGTGAGCTCATGGGCACAGATGGATGCAGCACCCACCCTGACCTCCACAGGCACGGACAGCAAGGCCAAGAACAGCAGCCGCACTGCAGAGAAACACATCAGTCACGTGAAGAAAACATCTCACCAGCCCAGGTTCTTCTTCAGTTCTACGTCCAGGACCTGGGACACCTTGCTTCATGGCTTCTCCTCCGGCCGGTCTGCTCCACTTTGCAGCCACTGAACTCTCTCCATGGTTGCCGCTGACTGGCTCTATTAAATGGGCACACGGGCGGGTGAAGCGTGTGCGCATCTCCTTTCGTCATCATCCTTGGTCCCTTGGCCACTGTCTTAGCCCACGGCAGGGCACAGAAGCGTGGCTCAGGCGGAAGTAAAGGGGATCTGCAGGGGAAGGATGAAATTTACCCCCACGGACTCGAATAAGACACCGATGGAGTTCTGCATTAATTATGCGGCTTCGGCTCCACCAGGCCGGCTGCTGCCAACTTCGGGTCCATTATGCAACGCGGGGCACCAGCTTAAGAGTCCAGGTGTCTGCAGAGGGCCTGAactcaggtaaaaaaaatggttgtcCTCATGAAGAGGAATGAGGTCAGTCACGATGACACCAAATTCTGGACGTTTCATAGAATCGGAAAGGCTCAAGTTtgataatttaaataaaaaattaaaacacccGTTGCTCCACTATGGTCATGCTTGGGATAAAATAGTACCTTCTAGTCTCTTTATGGTCTGTTATATGGTccatttctttctcttcttttggGCTCAACGGTTTGCCCTCTTGAATGTGTGAGTCGATAGttgggtgatagacacaccctGGTTTACATACATGTTAAATAGTTTTCTTTAtgaaattgtttttcttttctttttatgggTGGGCTTT
Proteins encoded in this window:
- the LOC114767081 gene encoding prolactin-like, with product MRTRFTRPCAHLIEPVSGNHGESSVAAKWSRPAGGEAMKQGVPVRLLFLALLSVPVEVRVGAASICAHELTNCHALSLAELFDRVIQHSARMHGLSNQLHTEFEHFYPASKNLIGSRKCHTSYILTPNGKENAQRLAKEELTEVILRLLMAWGEPLSYLHESMSRLQDTYGSSKALEMSGMVYELTRGVQKVAEKMHLLGMMSNSVSSMSSSEMLDQTASRFLPLNDHDLLYCFRRDADKVRSYLKILKCTIVSEQGC
- the dbx2 gene encoding homeobox protein DBX2, encoding MESGTVFIPFSVVVAQGDTDFCLISFAEDAGLALWSTDHSPKSRRGILRRAVFSEEQRKELERTFRRQKYISKIDRNKLAADLCLKESQVKIWFQNRRMKWRNSKEKETLYVGSSMEELFLRGTVRSEETNQEELQGLWKPEDMSASNRAPPPKDLVAASGGSSSTPPTELGSPTATQCPPRQDR